The window AGAACAGTTCCCAATGGAGATGAAAGAGACAAAGACGTGGCTAATGCTATCAGATATGCAGTGGATAACGGAGCAAAAGTATTGAACATGAGCTTCGGGAAACCTGTTTCTCCAGGTAAAAATGTAGTGTGGGATGCTTTTAAATATGCCGAAGATAAAGGCGTTCTTTTAGTAAAAGCCGCAGGAAACGAAAACGAAGATGTAGCAGAACATTTGGCATACCCTACCAACTTTAAAAATGTTACCGATGAAAAACCATTTGTAAGCAATGTTTTGGTTGTAGGAGCCAGTACCAATAAAAATGATGCCCTGAGAGCAGACTTCTCTAATTACAATAAGAAAATGGTGAACGTTTTTGCGCCGGGAGAAGAAATTTATTCTACTGTTCCTAAAAACGAATACAGATATCTTCAGGGAACTTCAATGGCCTCACCGGTTGTAGCAGGAGCCGCCGCCGTTTTATTGGCCTATATGCCGGATCTTAAACCATACCAGATCATTGAAGCATTGGTGAAAAGCAGCAATCCAAGCACTGCAAACGGATTTGCAGATCAATCCCAGGCCGGAGGGGTTATAGACCTTAAAAAAGCAGCAGAATACGCCTATACGAATTTCTACAAAGGAAAACCTTCCGGAACTCCTAAGCCTTCGAAATCCGTAAAAAAGGCTGTTAAAAAATAATTTATCTCCCTGTGTTTAAGGAGAAACCATAAAGAGTCCGAATTTTTTTCGGACTTTTTATTTTTTATTTTAAATTTTGGCACGGTTTTTTGTAACTTTATAGTAACAAAATAATAAACAACAAAATGAAAAAGTTACTACTTGCAGGGATGTTGGGAACATCACTTTTTGCAGTGTCTTGTTCCTCTGTAAACAAAGCAGCTACATCTCAAAATCAAAGAGCAGACTTTCTGAAAATGAAAGGAGACTGGCAGATTGTGAGCATAGATTATGATAAAGGTTATAAAATTAAACCTTTTGATGAAGGTGCTGACGCACAGTGCTTCGTAGGAAGCCACTGGAGATTAATTCCTAACAACTGGACAGGAGCGTATACTTTGAACGGAGGCGGAAATTGCCCGGCAATTACACAGCCTATTAAGTTTGAAGTTAAAGACGGTAACACGTTTATGTTTAAAAAAATTGCTGCAGGTACCAAAGCAAAACAAAATTCTGTAGGGTACAGCCTTACTTTAATCAATCAGTCAACAGATCAGTTTTCACTTCAGCAGGACGTTCCTTTTGAAGGAGGTAATGTAAAAGTAGTTTACAACTTCGAGAGAACAGGAATGAAATAATTATCAACATAAAGATCAAAAAAAATGAAATTCAATAAAACATACGTAGGAGCCCTTTTCTTGTCATCAGCTTTATTACTGACAAGCTGTGAAGCGGTTCAGAACTCAAATCACCAACAAAGAGGTACCGCAGTAGGGGTTGCTTCAGGAGCAGTACTTGGAGGTATCCTTGGTAACAATGTAGGAAAAGGAGGAAACGGTGCT of the Chryseobacterium aureum genome contains:
- a CDS encoding lipocalin family protein, with product MKKLLLAGMLGTSLFAVSCSSVNKAATSQNQRADFLKMKGDWQIVSIDYDKGYKIKPFDEGADAQCFVGSHWRLIPNNWTGAYTLNGGGNCPAITQPIKFEVKDGNTFMFKKIAAGTKAKQNSVGYSLTLINQSTDQFSLQQDVPFEGGNVKVVYNFERTGMK